TGGGTAGGGCCGGCATCGGGGCCACCGGCGGTGCCTGGGAATCGCGCGTGCAGCCACGAGCGAAACGGTTGTTTGAATGTGTCAGGGTACCGGGCCGCGCGTGATCGAGCTAGATCGCCGATGTTCACACCCGGATTGCTGCATTGCAGCGTAGGGCCATCGCGCTGGTGGGTGCCGACCTTGGTCGGCACGCTCTGCCCGGATGACCGACAATGGCCGGGTCCTGACTGCGCGTGAGTGCCATGGCTTTGCATCCGTACGATCTGTTCGATGTCCGTTCCCTGCTCAACGAGGAAGAGCGCGCGGTGCAGGAGAGCGTCGCCCGCTTCACCAACGAGCGCGTGCTGCCGATCATCGGCGATGCCTTCGACCAGGCCCGCTTCCCTTCAGAGCTGGTGCCGGAGATCGCCGCGCTGGGCCTGCTCGGTGCGACCCTGCCGGCCGAGTACGGCGGCGGCGACCTCGGTGCGGTCAGCTATGGCCTGATCTGCCAGGAGCTGGAGCGCGGCGACTCCGGCCTGCGCAGCTTCGTTTCGGTGCAGAGCTCGCTGTGCATGTACCCGATCTATGCCTACGGCAGCGAGGAACAGCGCCGGCAGTGGCTGCCGGCGATGGCGCGCGGCGAACTGATCGGCTGCTTCGGGCTGACCGAGGCGCACGGCGGTTCCGATCCGGCCAGCATGAAGACCCGCGCGGTGCGCGACGGCAGCGACTGGCGCATCAGCGGCAGCAAGATGTGGATCACCAGCGGCCCGGTGGCCGACCTGGCCATCGTCTGGGCGCAGACCGAGGACGGCATCCAGGGCTTCGTGCTGGAAAAGGGCATGGCCGGCTTCACCACGCAGGAGATCAAGCACAAGATGAGCCTGCGTGCGTCGCTGACCGGCGCGCTGTTC
This portion of the Stenotrophomonas sp. WZN-1 genome encodes:
- a CDS encoding acyl-CoA dehydrogenase family protein, which codes for MALHPYDLFDVRSLLNEEERAVQESVARFTNERVLPIIGDAFDQARFPSELVPEIAALGLLGATLPAEYGGGDLGAVSYGLICQELERGDSGLRSFVSVQSSLCMYPIYAYGSEEQRRQWLPAMARGELIGCFGLTEAHGGSDPASMKTRAVRDGSDWRISGSKMWITSGPVADLAIVWAQTEDGIQGFVLEKGMAGFTTQEIKHKMSLRASLTGALFFDDVRVPDSHRLPNVKGLKGPLGCLTQARYGISWGPIGAAIACLDEALGYAKERVLFGRPLAATQSAQIKLAEMARRITTAQLLALQLGRLKEAGQLQPQQVSLAKWNNCRMAIDIARECRDLLGGAGITTEHVAIRHALNLESVITYEGTETVHQLVIGRELTGINAF